The following are encoded in a window of Brevibacillus ruminantium genomic DNA:
- a CDS encoding ArpU family phage packaging/lysis transcriptional regulator encodes MEAWFAVPTVQVNWPATQRRVKKTLDLARDFIRMGFHPGMEARTTAGWQTTPVSTTNRFRSSTEQVAIRNATIEQERREYVEQILRAVRRLSSRERELIMTRWFDGEDRTDIEAYIMLNLTHSSYYRVRNSAFRKLACGLGIEVFTEAQA; translated from the coding sequence ATGGAAGCATGGTTTGCCGTTCCTACCGTACAAGTAAATTGGCCTGCGACACAGCGCAGAGTGAAAAAAACGCTTGATTTGGCACGCGATTTTATCCGTATGGGGTTTCATCCGGGAATGGAGGCGAGAACCACAGCCGGATGGCAGACTACGCCGGTGTCGACAACGAACCGTTTTCGCAGCAGCACGGAGCAGGTCGCGATTCGCAATGCGACGATTGAGCAGGAGAGGCGCGAGTATGTGGAGCAAATACTCCGTGCGGTTCGGCGCCTCTCTTCGCGCGAGCGGGAGCTGATCATGACCCGCTGGTTTGACGGGGAAGACCGCACTGACATCGAAGCGTATATCATGCTGAATCTGACCCATTCCTCGTACTATCGGGTACGGAACAGCGCTTTTCGCAAGCTGGCTTGCGGTCTCGGCATAGAAGTATTCACCGAAGCGCAGGCATGA
- a CDS encoding ImmA/IrrE family metallo-endopeptidase translates to MFSLVVDALQPQTWLESRVYQLLELHDIRQPEDIQLTELCLAYGIELWDIDGRSRAHPHPFLPDRFVIAVDQRLSVPERREKIAHELGHLLLHEGIQPWSGETMIGMQEAQANHFAEHLLLPYPMFVPLLDHCTRYEAPSLLASAFRVPLSLAQKRFDRLLGRMYAKGHPVIW, encoded by the coding sequence ATGTTCTCTCTCGTTGTCGATGCACTCCAGCCGCAAACCTGGCTGGAATCCCGCGTCTATCAGCTGTTGGAGCTTCACGACATCCGGCAGCCGGAAGATATACAACTGACTGAGCTATGCCTGGCATATGGAATTGAGCTGTGGGATATCGACGGTCGCAGTCGCGCACATCCACATCCTTTCTTGCCTGACCGGTTTGTCATCGCTGTTGATCAACGCCTGTCGGTGCCCGAGCGACGCGAAAAGATCGCCCACGAACTGGGACATCTGCTGCTGCACGAAGGCATTCAGCCCTGGAGCGGCGAAACGATGATCGGGATGCAGGAAGCACAAGCCAATCACTTTGCCGAGCATCTGCTGCTGCCTTATCCTATGTTTGTCCCTTTATTGGATCATTGCACCCGTTATGAAGCACCTTCGCTTCTGGCCAGCGCTTTTCGCGTGCCTCTCTCGCTGGCTCAAAAGAGGTTTGACCGTTTGCTGGGCAGAATGTATGCAAAGGGGCATCCGGTCATCTGGTGA
- a CDS encoding RHS repeat domain-containing protein: MRIKKAALKSMQVFLALSLLLPAAVQAQGPGWEKNAVMVNKRERMPDTKEWLAQFAASPGSKGASVNELAPDEIPAYTDDEIKAMPWEPISAQTAILLKNELDRTSLQIVAWFYPQADRLLSHEEKVEKYGWSDQVVMEKVASLSAQSYSLLAKLVPVAGERYQQWKQTERQSDAQQMPSVQKEEGLAPSKTETNREASNAAPSAVPDLPDAVYDPEGLTYQYKRNIDAPVDEVHRMSNVAETDLYLEGKHGLDLKLERRYSQFDAIQERYYYSYNGNRTKSDMKYVNTYHMPRGWKLNLPMFEEIEKVDASCEYVGTRPEYTCGSSYVGKRYIFTLDDGTVLESSSEKGDWVNYPYQGAVMSGYGKGKTENGKKEIVTLLYNGYSYTFSKEDMDQEKYEATDVVTKTNVYGDTIVYKFPKNGKPIQITDSVGRYIEMNPNGVITYLKLYADATKTKLLKHIEYDWGGTATATDRIIERDTKGSGSKLIAEYSYLDPTVFGTTEFNLRASYYLPATNKVIPLDYKGMENATYHSEDTHTRGQITYKLLRQVRYPVEGLTMTYTYSPYQPNEPDFLSRGVARLYHDKEKLTYTTYHPVTAVNIRFAKTPHPNRPKTETYAKTIYYPLTSKEIWKSKKDDSVRLKNQTIRDGAVAVSQTVQEGVPSQEKTFALNPDKNFLLRSAKSYIGTGANIDQIEGSLNLTEGGKTYRYHPVSYVSHLYQGRETKPAYSYEFAGKQPARTEDVDVYQYLLAPSSDRLDSVKKRLPQYAQVTAYAYNAYGDLIKLVDPKGNTSTWTYLPHTLYYLRQLSEMSRTAADNPEHFHKEVYTYNSEKLLATRNVLYSYPAGGQVKKDSVAQVFSYQNKLVSSIQQLTLGLDEKHLVQYIKSYDRYGLYPTRIEMEVETSPQVKTNLQYLFTYDELGRVTGRLYPDQSAALYQYDYLGRLTSEYFTNEEEYRSITYGYEDDKRKVTMTLPDGTQKITHFTPYGEVEYEAQVGTNGQIRPLQYNTFTPDGERLSSTAPYAIDSRGTVYLYNSDGTLWQMREPIGTTVYLRANAYTDEAGRTIQAETNRSLSPNGLVITQFHDRFGQLGQETTETADGTQKRTAVFAYNAFRQPLQKTEQERSGKSRTWSYQYNPGDKLVRLVDPEKNEYDYGYDVYGNLVTVSENNTLTTRYHYNALFWKLSEKDVPSGAEETFGYTPTGHLAVFTDKAGNRHEYAYTPFYELARLTTKNAAGTVKNQETKEYYPNTSLVKRETNSNGPNLSSASPLYRELSYTYDPFQRVDSFTAFGRLYQIRYTDADDQMDQLIYPGNAAVSYSYDDAMRLKTVTIPGESGTSKAVRYQYELSNTGDSYTLTYPSGASLERKRDSFGQVDTTRHLQNGTAVWTEKQRYSFGNVIAIERNGTTNTYEYDKIDRLTKESMPLGTNRYSYNSRGNRQTFEGTLPEQSAPTTYSFDERNRLRSASNETTGATASYTYHPDGLRATRTAGGKETRYVYLNGKVIEELDKNNQLQARNIWGNELLFRKDTAANKQGYYLYNSHGDVVKIVGEQGEELNRYEYDTWGNIVSKREGMSNPFAYSSEMFDSETGFYYLRARYYDPTVGRFISEDTYKGQVDNPLSLNRYTYVSNNPLRFIDPSGHVNENAGSDSGYWGLTFLDWNRMSEETRKMYIDRYIKYGPDSIPKGLKSTVEIMADPSGLIPGAGGIKIVRNSGRATITAINGLMTATNLSGKAISSLKGIDINKFVIKSKHLDIANNTSSWRKFNVGTVEEAQEMVKSILNNAKNNTNMIKSVVDNGFGSKGQQSFSVWIDAGRVIGSKGESAIRIVYDEIGNIWTVFPDKLPKN; this comes from the coding sequence ATGCGGATAAAAAAAGCAGCTTTGAAAAGTATGCAGGTATTTTTGGCCTTGTCCTTGCTGCTGCCGGCGGCGGTACAGGCACAGGGGCCAGGCTGGGAAAAGAATGCGGTCATGGTCAACAAGAGGGAAAGGATGCCGGACACCAAAGAGTGGCTGGCGCAATTTGCTGCAAGTCCAGGCAGCAAGGGAGCTTCTGTCAACGAACTTGCACCTGATGAAATCCCCGCTTACACGGATGATGAGATAAAGGCGATGCCGTGGGAGCCGATTTCTGCCCAGACGGCGATTCTGCTGAAAAATGAGCTGGACCGAACCAGCCTGCAGATCGTCGCCTGGTTCTACCCGCAAGCAGATCGGCTTTTGTCACACGAGGAAAAAGTAGAGAAGTACGGCTGGTCCGATCAGGTCGTCATGGAGAAAGTCGCCAGCCTCTCCGCCCAATCATACAGTCTTTTGGCAAAACTCGTTCCCGTTGCCGGCGAGCGCTACCAGCAGTGGAAACAGACGGAACGACAGAGCGATGCTCAGCAGATGCCATCCGTACAAAAAGAGGAGGGGCTTGCACCATCCAAAACAGAGACAAATCGGGAAGCGTCAAACGCGGCTCCGTCCGCCGTGCCGGATTTGCCGGATGCCGTCTATGATCCTGAAGGTTTGACCTACCAATACAAGCGAAACATCGATGCGCCTGTCGACGAAGTACACCGTATGTCCAACGTGGCGGAAACCGACCTGTATCTCGAAGGAAAACACGGCTTGGATCTGAAGCTCGAGCGCAGGTATTCCCAGTTTGATGCGATTCAAGAGCGGTATTATTACAGCTACAATGGAAATCGCACAAAGAGCGATATGAAATATGTGAATACCTACCATATGCCCCGGGGATGGAAGCTCAATCTGCCGATGTTTGAGGAGATTGAAAAAGTGGATGCCAGTTGCGAGTATGTCGGCACGCGCCCCGAATACACGTGCGGCTCCAGCTATGTGGGAAAACGCTATATCTTTACACTGGACGATGGCACCGTGCTGGAGTCTTCTTCGGAAAAAGGGGACTGGGTGAATTATCCCTATCAGGGCGCTGTAATGTCCGGTTACGGGAAAGGAAAAACGGAAAACGGGAAAAAGGAGATTGTCACCCTGCTGTACAACGGCTACTCCTACACCTTTTCCAAAGAGGATATGGATCAAGAAAAGTATGAAGCCACTGATGTGGTCACGAAAACCAATGTCTACGGCGATACGATCGTCTACAAATTCCCGAAAAACGGCAAACCGATCCAGATCACTGACAGCGTCGGACGCTATATCGAGATGAACCCGAACGGTGTGATCACCTATCTCAAGCTATATGCCGACGCTACGAAAACCAAGCTGCTCAAACATATCGAGTACGATTGGGGAGGAACGGCAACAGCTACTGACAGGATCATTGAGCGTGATACGAAAGGAAGCGGCAGCAAGCTGATCGCCGAATACAGCTACCTCGATCCGACCGTATTCGGTACGACGGAGTTTAATCTTCGCGCTTCCTACTATTTGCCGGCCACAAACAAGGTCATCCCGCTCGACTACAAGGGGATGGAAAATGCCACGTATCACAGTGAGGATACGCACACTCGCGGACAGATCACCTACAAGCTGCTCCGCCAGGTGAGATACCCGGTAGAGGGATTGACGATGACGTACACCTACAGCCCCTACCAGCCAAATGAGCCGGATTTTCTCAGTCGCGGCGTCGCCCGCCTCTACCATGACAAGGAAAAGCTGACCTACACGACGTATCACCCGGTTACAGCGGTCAACATCCGTTTTGCCAAGACCCCGCATCCCAACCGGCCGAAAACAGAAACGTATGCCAAAACGATCTACTACCCTCTAACCAGCAAAGAAATCTGGAAGTCAAAGAAGGATGACTCGGTTCGACTGAAAAATCAGACCATTCGCGACGGTGCTGTTGCCGTATCGCAGACTGTACAGGAGGGGGTGCCGAGCCAGGAAAAAACCTTTGCGCTTAATCCAGACAAGAACTTTTTGCTCCGCTCTGCAAAAAGCTATATCGGCACAGGTGCCAATATCGATCAAATCGAGGGCAGCCTGAACCTGACAGAAGGCGGCAAAACGTATCGGTATCATCCGGTTTCGTACGTAAGCCACCTGTATCAGGGCAGAGAGACCAAACCGGCGTACAGCTATGAATTTGCCGGAAAACAGCCTGCCCGCACAGAAGATGTGGATGTGTACCAATATCTGCTGGCCCCGTCATCGGACCGACTGGACAGCGTCAAGAAGAGACTGCCGCAGTACGCCCAGGTGACCGCTTACGCCTACAATGCTTACGGCGATCTGATCAAGCTTGTAGATCCAAAGGGAAACACATCCACATGGACGTACCTGCCGCATACTTTGTATTACTTGCGCCAGCTATCGGAGATGAGCCGGACGGCGGCAGATAACCCCGAGCATTTTCACAAGGAAGTGTACACCTACAACAGTGAAAAGCTGCTCGCGACGCGCAACGTCCTCTATTCCTATCCGGCGGGCGGGCAAGTGAAAAAAGATTCAGTTGCTCAGGTCTTCAGCTATCAAAACAAACTGGTCAGCTCGATCCAGCAGCTCACCCTGGGGCTGGACGAAAAACATCTTGTCCAGTACATCAAATCCTACGACCGGTATGGTCTGTACCCCACTCGGATCGAGATGGAGGTGGAGACGTCTCCGCAAGTCAAAACCAATCTGCAGTACCTTTTTACTTATGATGAGCTGGGAAGAGTGACAGGGCGTCTTTATCCCGATCAGAGCGCGGCCCTCTACCAGTATGACTATCTGGGACGATTGACGAGTGAGTACTTCACCAACGAAGAGGAATACCGAAGCATCACATACGGCTACGAGGACGACAAGCGAAAAGTGACCATGACGTTGCCGGACGGAACCCAAAAGATTACCCATTTTACCCCGTACGGCGAAGTGGAGTACGAGGCGCAGGTCGGGACCAACGGACAAATTCGCCCGCTGCAGTACAATACCTTCACCCCGGATGGAGAGCGCCTGTCGTCTACCGCCCCCTATGCGATCGACAGCCGCGGAACCGTCTATCTCTACAACTCCGACGGCACGCTCTGGCAAATGCGGGAGCCGATCGGTACGACCGTCTACCTGCGGGCCAATGCGTATACCGACGAGGCAGGCCGCACCATCCAGGCAGAGACAAACAGAAGCCTTTCGCCAAACGGTTTGGTGATCACCCAGTTCCACGACCGCTTCGGGCAACTGGGGCAGGAAACGACAGAGACTGCAGACGGAACCCAAAAACGAACCGCCGTCTTTGCGTACAATGCGTTTCGCCAGCCTCTGCAAAAAACGGAGCAGGAACGAAGCGGCAAATCGCGCACCTGGTCCTATCAGTACAATCCCGGCGACAAGCTGGTGCGTCTGGTAGATCCGGAGAAAAACGAATACGACTACGGCTACGACGTATATGGCAATCTGGTCACCGTCTCGGAAAACAACACGCTGACCACCCGCTATCACTACAACGCACTTTTCTGGAAGCTCAGCGAGAAGGACGTCCCTTCCGGAGCGGAGGAGACCTTCGGCTACACGCCAACCGGTCATCTCGCGGTGTTTACCGACAAAGCGGGCAACCGGCATGAGTACGCCTACACACCCTTTTACGAACTGGCGCGCCTGACGACAAAAAACGCGGCAGGAACCGTGAAAAACCAGGAAACAAAGGAGTACTATCCGAATACTTCACTGGTAAAGCGGGAAACGAACAGCAACGGTCCCAACCTCTCGTCTGCAAGCCCGCTGTACCGCGAGCTTTCCTACACCTACGATCCGTTCCAGCGGGTGGATAGCTTTACGGCCTTTGGGCGGCTGTACCAGATTCGCTACACGGATGCCGACGACCAGATGGACCAACTGATCTACCCCGGCAATGCAGCCGTCTCCTACAGCTACGACGACGCCATGCGGCTGAAAACGGTGACCATACCGGGCGAGAGCGGCACGTCGAAAGCCGTCCGCTACCAGTATGAGCTGAGCAATACAGGGGACAGCTACACGTTGACCTATCCAAGCGGCGCCAGCCTGGAGCGCAAGCGAGATTCGTTCGGACAGGTGGATACAACCCGTCACCTGCAAAACGGAACTGCCGTCTGGACAGAAAAGCAGCGGTATTCCTTTGGCAACGTCATCGCCATCGAGCGAAACGGCACTACGAACACCTACGAGTACGACAAAATTGACCGTCTGACAAAGGAATCCATGCCACTGGGGACGAATCGTTATTCGTATAACAGCCGCGGCAATCGCCAGACCTTCGAAGGCACTCTGCCTGAGCAATCTGCGCCAACCACGTACAGCTTCGATGAGCGAAACCGCCTGCGCAGCGCCAGCAACGAAACAACCGGAGCGACCGCCAGCTACACCTACCATCCGGACGGCCTGCGCGCGACCCGGACAGCAGGCGGAAAGGAAACCCGCTATGTCTATCTGAACGGAAAAGTGATCGAGGAGCTGGACAAAAACAACCAGTTGCAGGCGCGAAACATCTGGGGCAACGAACTGCTCTTCCGCAAAGATACCGCGGCCAACAAGCAGGGCTACTACCTGTACAACAGCCACGGCGATGTGGTGAAAATCGTCGGGGAGCAAGGGGAAGAGCTGAACCGCTACGAGTATGACACCTGGGGGAATATCGTTTCCAAAAGGGAGGGGATGTCCAACCCGTTCGCCTACAGCAGCGAGATGTTTGATAGCGAGACCGGGTTTTATTACTTGCGTGCGAGGTATTACGATCCGACGGTGGGGCGGTTTATTTCGGAGGATACGTATAAGGGGCAAGTGGATAATCCGCTGAGTTTGAATCGGTATACGTATGTGAGTAATAATCCGTTGAGGTTTATTGACCCGAGTGGGCATGTTAATGAGAATGCTGGAAGTGATAGCGGGTATTGGGGTCTCACCTTTCTCGACTGGAATAGAATGAGTGAAGAAACGAGAAAGATGTACATTGACCGATATATTAAATATGGACCAGATTCTATCCCCAAGGGATTAAAGAGTACAGTTGAAATTATGGCTGATCCATCTGGTTTGATTCCAGGTGCGGGTGGAATAAAAATTGTACGTAATTCTGGCAGAGCTACTATTACCGCTATTAATGGTTTGATGACTGCGACTAATCTTAGCGGAAAGGCAATTTCGTCTTTAAAAGGAATTGATATAAACAAATTTGTTATTAAAAGTAAACATTTAGATATAGCTAATAATACATCTTCATGGAGGAAATTCAATGTTGGAACTGTTGAAGAAGCACAAGAAATGGTTAAATCAATTCTAAACAATGCGAAAAACAATACTAATATGATTAAGAGCGTTGTTGACAATGGTTTCGGATCTAAAGGACAACAATCTTTTTCAGTATGGATTGACGCAGGTAGGGTGATTGGTTCAAAAGGTGAAAGTGCGATTAGGATTGTTTACGACGAAATAGGAAATATTTGGACTGTTTTTCCAGATAAACTTCCGAAAAATTGA
- a CDS encoding alpha/beta fold hydrolase, whose amino-acid sequence MKKRFLRYLLYVFIIIALLVAAIAWFLDPYRPDEAAMQAMKSGNGVKVEEVEGLIIFEGGENNPPGVIFYPGGLVGPESYAPIARLLALSGHRTVIVKMPMNLAITGVDRADDVLKGYPKETFVIGGHSLGGVMAARYAAVHPEKVAGVFLLASYPDQKGNLKESGLPVLSLIGSRDGVMNRTEYEKARQFLPDHTTYLAIPGGNHAQFGSYGAQKGDQPAVISPEDQWQQTTALLRGWMKSVLDIPGK is encoded by the coding sequence ATGAAGAAACGCTTTTTACGATATCTGCTGTATGTATTTATAATCATAGCGCTGCTGGTTGCCGCGATCGCCTGGTTTCTTGACCCATACCGCCCGGATGAGGCTGCCATGCAAGCGATGAAGTCCGGAAACGGTGTCAAGGTTGAGGAGGTGGAAGGGCTGATTATCTTTGAAGGGGGCGAAAACAATCCGCCGGGTGTGATTTTCTATCCAGGCGGACTGGTCGGACCGGAAAGCTATGCCCCGATTGCCCGCCTTTTGGCGTTGTCCGGCCATCGGACCGTCATCGTCAAAATGCCGATGAACCTCGCGATTACCGGTGTAGATCGAGCCGATGATGTCCTGAAAGGCTATCCAAAGGAAACCTTCGTCATCGGGGGACACTCACTGGGCGGCGTGATGGCAGCCCGCTATGCCGCGGTCCATCCCGAGAAAGTCGCGGGCGTTTTCCTGCTCGCGTCCTATCCCGATCAAAAAGGGAATTTGAAAGAAAGTGGGTTGCCCGTGTTGTCGCTGATCGGCTCCCGGGACGGGGTGATGAACCGGACGGAGTACGAAAAAGCACGGCAATTTTTGCCCGATCATACCACCTACCTTGCCATACCCGGGGGAAATCACGCCCAGTTTGGAAGCTACGGAGCCCAAAAGGGGGACCAGCCTGCTGTCATCTCGCCGGAGGATCAATGGCAACAAACAACCGCTCTTCTCAGAGGGTGGATGAAGTCAGTACTCGATATACCGGGGAAATGA
- a CDS encoding transposase, with protein sequence MANKAYKFRLYPTQEQEKLLAKTFGCVRFVYNKMLAERKETYEQFKGDKEALKKQKFPTPAKYKEEFAWLKEVDSLALANAQLNLQKAYKNFFSGRAEFPKFKNRKAGQSYTTNVVNGNIMLLDGYIKLPKLKLVKMKQHREIPSLHMIKSCTVSRTKTGKYYVSILTEYEHQPVQKEVQAVVGLDFSMNGLFVDSEEGETANYPRFYRQALEKLAKEQRILSRRKKGSSRWHKQRLKVAKLHEKIANQRKDFLHKESHKLVKLYDCVVIEDLNMKGMSQALHFGKSVADHAWGMFTTFLGYKLEEKGKKLIKIDKWFPSSKTCSCCGQVKESLSLSERKFHCDCGFVADRDWNASINIKREGLRLLALV encoded by the coding sequence ATGGCAAACAAAGCATATAAGTTCCGTCTGTATCCAACGCAAGAACAAGAGAAACTCCTTGCCAAAACCTTCGGTTGTGTTCGTTTCGTCTACAACAAAATGTTAGCTGAACGAAAGGAAACATATGAACAATTCAAGGGTGACAAAGAAGCGCTAAAGAAACAAAAGTTTCCTACTCCTGCTAAGTATAAGGAGGAGTTTGCATGGCTCAAAGAAGTAGATAGTCTCGCATTGGCGAACGCCCAACTGAATTTGCAGAAGGCATACAAAAACTTCTTCTCTGGTCGTGCTGAATTTCCGAAGTTCAAAAACCGTAAGGCAGGACAATCCTACACAACCAATGTGGTAAACGGAAACATTATGCTTTTGGATGGCTATATCAAATTGCCGAAACTGAAACTTGTGAAAATGAAGCAACATCGGGAAATTCCGTCGCTTCATATGATCAAGTCTTGTACGGTTTCTCGAACAAAAACAGGAAAATACTATGTTTCTATTCTCACTGAATACGAACATCAACCTGTACAAAAAGAAGTGCAAGCTGTTGTTGGCTTAGATTTTTCCATGAATGGCTTATTTGTCGATAGTGAAGAAGGTGAGACAGCCAATTACCCTCGTTTCTATCGCCAAGCCTTGGAAAAATTAGCGAAGGAGCAGCGTATTTTATCACGTAGAAAGAAAGGCTCTAGTCGTTGGCACAAACAACGTCTGAAAGTAGCGAAGCTACATGAAAAAATTGCGAACCAACGAAAGGACTTTCTCCATAAGGAATCGCACAAATTAGTGAAACTGTATGACTGCGTGGTTATCGAAGACCTCAACATGAAAGGAATGTCTCAAGCACTCCATTTCGGGAAAAGCGTTGCTGATCATGCCTGGGGCATGTTCACGACATTTCTTGGGTACAAGTTAGAAGAGAAAGGGAAAAAGCTTATCAAAATAGATAAATGGTTTCCATCATCCAAAACTTGCTCATGTTGTGGTCAAGTAAAAGAGTCTCTATCCCTTTCTGAGCGTAAATTCCACTGTGATTGTGGTTTTGTGGCAGACAGAGATTGGAACGCTTCTATCAACATCAAACGTGAAGGATTACGCTTATTAGCGTTGGTATAG
- a CDS encoding helix-turn-helix domain-containing protein, with translation MLSQRLRTARRAKGLTQEELAEKVRTTKGTISNYENNHSSPPNEMLTQLADILHVSTDWLLGRVDDVSAASADAAVTGANRTLDDLLQEKIDDPDDYYFLDGYLEASEEEKKEIRRYWYDLKKQMKIQRVKESRPPSLYDITEKRKNE, from the coding sequence ATGCTCTCCCAGCGATTGCGAACGGCCCGCAGGGCAAAAGGACTGACGCAGGAAGAACTGGCGGAAAAGGTCCGGACCACCAAGGGGACCATTAGCAACTACGAAAATAATCACAGTTCACCGCCCAACGAGATGCTGACACAGCTTGCGGATATCCTGCATGTCTCGACGGACTGGCTGCTCGGCCGTGTAGACGACGTCTCTGCTGCTTCCGCAGATGCGGCCGTAACGGGTGCCAATCGGACGCTGGACGATTTGCTTCAGGAAAAAATCGATGACCCGGACGACTATTACTTTCTCGACGGCTACCTGGAAGCTTCCGAGGAGGAGAAAAAAGAAATACGCCGGTATTGGTACGATTTGAAAAAGCAGATGAAGATCCAACGGGTAAAGGAGTCTCGTCCGCCATCCCTGTATGACATTACGGAAAAACGAAAGAATGAATAG
- a CDS encoding LexA family transcriptional regulator, protein MKKVFLAGDAFSSHFFDLSLDEEELSLMSWIPIASYHVARFALIMRDNGLQGLGISPGDGLLISDYSLEPIIGRPVMVRQEGQYIIRVATEVNPVECVFSCTDDHPPLILPSENIRIVGVVSGIISQPKIHQG, encoded by the coding sequence ATGAAAAAAGTATTTTTGGCGGGGGACGCCTTCAGTTCCCATTTTTTCGACCTTTCGCTGGACGAAGAGGAGCTTTCGCTGATGTCGTGGATTCCGATCGCCAGTTATCATGTGGCTCGCTTCGCTTTGATCATGAGGGACAATGGTTTGCAGGGCTTGGGGATATCCCCGGGAGATGGACTGCTGATCTCCGACTACTCGCTGGAGCCGATCATCGGCAGACCCGTCATGGTCCGACAGGAGGGACAGTACATCATTCGCGTGGCGACCGAAGTGAATCCTGTAGAATGCGTCTTTTCCTGCACCGACGACCATCCTCCTTTAATCCTTCCCTCTGAAAATATCCGCATTGTGGGCGTCGTTTCGGGGATCATTTCCCAACCGAAGATTCATCAAGGCTAA
- a CDS encoding RHS repeat-associated core domain-containing protein yields the protein MPLGTNRYSYNSRGNRQTFEGTLPEQSAPTTYSFDERNRLRSASNETTGATASYTYHPDGLRASRTAGGKETRYVYLNGKVIEELDKNNQLQARNIWGNELLFRKDSAANKQGYYLYNSHGDVVKIVGEQGEELNRYEYDTWGNIVSKTEGMSNPFAYSGEMFDSETGFYYLRARYYDPTVGRFISEDTYKGQVDNPLSLNRYAYVHNNPLANIDPTGNYCVSANGNNAHRGGCNSESSIYLGDDKNFRGRPVIENGNVTGYIGIAGPGHGQQNYWATYKEDYYYVRWVSGDNGLYYSLDQATQSKLRTRLLQGYMSDQIEKGFPDLEAGINLDPSSLTSYAGLKNSTTPWDIKTGAANKVSYKFNNETVYAYQDPRTGLYWAKDTTGHGDSAFKVFEKRGNELRWVTDADKYGNYILNKHKSITGTRIKLK from the coding sequence ATGCCACTGGGGACGAATCGTTATTCGTATAACAGCCGCGGCAATCGCCAGACCTTCGAAGGCACCCTGCCTGAGCAATCTGCGCCGACCACGTACAGCTTCGATGAGCGAAACCGCCTGCGCAGCGCCAGCAACGAAACAACCGGAGCGACCGCCAGCTACACCTACCATCCGGACGGCCTGCGCGCGTCACGGACAGCAGGCGGAAAGGAAACCCGCTATGTCTATCTGAACGGTAAAGTGATCGAGGAGCTGGACAAAAACAACCAGTTGCAGGCGCGAAACATCTGGGGCAACGAACTGCTCTTCCGTAAAGATAGCGCGGCCAACAAGCAGGGCTACTACCTGTACAACAGCCACGGCGATGTGGTGAAAATCGTCGGGGAGCAAGGAGAAGAGCTGAACCGCTACGAGTACGACACCTGGGGGAATATTGTTTCCAAGACGGAGGGGATGTCCAACCCGTTTGCTTACAGCGGCGAGATGTTTGACAGCGAGACCGGGTTTTATTACCTGCGTGCGAGGTATTACGATCCGACGGTAGGGCGGTTTATTTCGGAGGATACGTATAAGGGGCAAGTGGATAATCCGCTCTCACTAAACCGGTATGCGTACGTGCATAATAATCCTTTAGCTAATATTGACCCTACTGGTAACTACTGTGTCTCTGCAAATGGAAATAATGCTCATAGAGGCGGATGCAATTCAGAAAGTAGCATATATTTAGGGGACGATAAGAACTTCAGAGGCCGTCCAGTCATCGAGAATGGTAATGTTACAGGGTATATAGGGATAGCAGGGCCAGGTCATGGTCAGCAAAATTATTGGGCGACATATAAAGAAGATTATTACTACGTAAGATGGGTAAGTGGTGATAATGGACTCTATTATAGTTTGGACCAAGCCACTCAGTCTAAATTAAGAACAAGACTGCTTCAAGGTTATATGTCTGACCAAATTGAAAAAGGGTTTCCTGATCTTGAGGCAGGAATAAATCTTGATCCTAGCTCACTGACGTCTTACGCAGGATTAAAGAATTCTACTACACCATGGGATATTAAAACTGGTGCTGCAAATAAAGTCAGTTATAAATTTAATAATGAAACAGTTTATGCTTACCAAGACCCGCGAACAGGATTATATTGGGCAAAAGATACAACAGGTCATGGTGATTCAGCATTTAAGGTGTTTGAAAAACGTGGTAATGAACTTCGCTGGGTAACTGATGCTGATAAATACGGAAACTATATCCTCAATAAACACAAAAGTATTACAGGCACGAGAATCAAACTTAAGTAG